A window of the Emys orbicularis isolate rEmyOrb1 chromosome 1, rEmyOrb1.hap1, whole genome shotgun sequence genome harbors these coding sequences:
- the ARSA gene encoding arylsulfatase A has protein sequence MRWACIWLLCPLGPLVLLSASTNPPNVLLIFADDLGFGDLGSYGHPTSATPNLDKMAARGLRFTDFYASCPICSPSRAALLTGRYQIRSGVYPGVFYPGSRGGLPLSEVTIAEVLKARGYATAMVGKWHLGLGANGSFLPIHQGFDRFLGVPYSHDQGPCQNLTCFPPNTKCFGMCDQGVVPVPLLLNQSILQQPLAFPQLVPRYDKFSCDFIVDCARQGRPFLLYYASHHTHYPQFGSEEYMGQSLRGPFGDALMEFDGSVGLLLQALQENGLEGNTLVFFTADNGPETMRMARGGSSGLLKCGKGTTYEGGMREPAIAYWPGRISPGVTHEMASTLDILPTLAALAGAPLPTVPLDGYDLSPVLFGGGKSPRQMMFYYPPSPSKLLGVFAVRYGKYKAHFFTQGAFHSGTTPDPDCHGLTPLTPHEPPLLFDLEADPAENYNLLQGGAVGPEVLRVLKEIQLHKALFDQRMEFGESQIGKGIDSALQPCCAPRCTPKPSCCHCP, from the exons ATGAGGTGGGCGTGTATCTGGCTCCTCTGTCCCCTGGGCCCGCTGGTCTTGCTCTCTGCATCCACAAACCCTCCCAACGTCCTGTTAATCTTTGCGGATGACCTGGGGTTTGGAGATTTGGGAAGCTATGGGCACCCCACCTCAGCCACGCCCAACCTGGACAAGATGGCGGCCAGGGGCCTGAGATTCACCGACTTCTATGCCAGCTGCCCAATCTGCAGCCCCTCGCG GGCGGCCCTGCTGACGGGTCGGTACCAGATACGCTCTGGGGTTTACCCCGGCGTGTTCTACCCCGGCTCCCGGGGAGGTCTCCCGCTGTCTGAGGTCACCATCGCGGAGGTGCTGAAGGCTCGGGGCTACGCCACGGCCATGGTCGGCAAATGGCACCTGGGACTGGGGGCCAATGGCTCCTTCCTGCCCATCCACCAGGGCTTTGACCGCTTCCTGGGGGTGCCCTACTCCCATGACCAG GGCCCCTGCCAGAATCTCACCTGCTTCCCCCCGAACACCAAGTGCTTTGGGATGTGCGACCAGGGCGTGGTGCCCGTCCCACTGCTCCTAAACCAGAGCATCCTGCAGCAGCCGCTCGCCTTCCCCCAGCTGGTGCCGCGCTACGACAAGTTCTCTTGCGACTTCATTGTCGACTGCGCCCGCCAGGGCCGACCCTTCCTGCTCTACTACGCCTCCCAT CACACCCACTACCCCCAGTTTGGAAGCGAGGAGTACATGGGCCAGTCACTGCGGGGGCCCTTTGGGGATGCCCTCATGGAGTTTGACGGCTCAGTGGGgctcctgctccaggcactgcaggaGAATGGCCTGGAGGGGAACACGCTGGTCTTCTTCACCGCAGACAATGG ccccGAGACCATGCGAATGGCCCGTGGGGGCAGCTCGGGTCTCCTGAAGTGTGGAAAGGGAACGACATACGAGGGCGGGATGCGGGAGCCTGCGATTGCTTATTGGCCGGGCCGGATCTCCCCGG GCGTGACCCACGAGATGGCCAGCACCCTGGACATCCTGCCAACCTTGGCTGCCCTGGCTGGGGCGCCTCTCCCCACTGTCCCATTGGACGGCTACGACCTGAGCCCGGTGCTGTTTGGAGGTGGGAAG AGTCCCCGGCAGATGATGTTCTATTACCCGCCCAGCCCCAGCAAGCTGCTTGGCGTCTTTGCTGTCAGATACGGGAAGTACAAGGCTCATTTCTTCACACAAG GTGCCTTCCACAGTGGGACGACCCCTGACCCGGACTGCCATGGGCTGACGCCCCTGACGCCCCACGAGCCTCCACTGCTCTTTGACCTGGAGGCTGACCCTGCAGAGAACTATAACCTGCTGCAGGGCGGTGCCGTGGGGCCGGAGGTGCTGCGGGTGCTGAAGGAGATCCAGCTGCACAAGGCGCTCTTCGACCAGCGCATGGAGTTTGGGGAAAGCCAGATAGGGAAGGGCATCGACTctgccctccagccctgctgtgccccccgctgcacccccaaGCCCTCCTGTTGCCACTGCCCCTAA